The nucleotide window CTCTGATCAAATGTCAGCTAATGCATATTAGCAATGTGCTCTTGGTAAGAGAATATTTTAACTGTTACACATCTGACTAGGAGCTATTGGTCATATTTATATAAACAATAGCTCCTAGTCAACTGTACTATTAGTTTTTATATATCCTGACTTTAGGATATATTACTCTTACCATAATCACGAATAACGTCTGCCACTCGTAATCTATAATTATTAAATAAGTAGTTTTTACCTTTTTCTTGGGCTATCCGATGCTCATTTTTGTTTTTCCAGGCCTTAGCCGATTGTTCGTCTTCCCAGAATGATAAGGAAAGAAAGCGGTTTGGGTCGGATAGGCTATTAAAACGCTCTACTGAAATAAACCCCTCCATATCGACCAGACTGGCTTTTAGATTATTTGCAATAGAAAAATACTCTGCTTTTTCTTCACATCTTAGTTCTATCTCAAAAATAACTGCTATCATAAACTGGCCTTTGCTAGTTGGTGATAAGTTTCAGGTATAATTTTTAAGAAGCTGCGTTTTTCTGAAATAATAAATTTTTCTTGCTGAGCAAATTTAAAGTTTGCTTTTCCCTTATTATCTTCTTTGAGTATGGCTCTATATTTTTCGTAATCTGCCAGGTTATTGAAAGTTATCAGGCCATATGCAATGTCATTAGTACCTTCATGTGGTAAGAAATAACCGACAAGTTCTCCTCCACAACTAGGTATTATCTCGCTCCAGTTTTGGGCATATTTTTGAAATTTATCGATTTTGAATGGGTCTATTTTATATTCAATAAAACAGGTGATGCTCATTGGCGTTATTTCCTCTTGGTTTTTCAGGTAGTCTAAAGAGTAAATAATTGCTTTGCTTCGATAAGCATCGAACTATAGTCTTCCTTTTGAGTATATACTCATGACAAAGGCAATACTGAGGTTAAGGGCACCTCTATTAATTGTTTATGGTCTCTGCGCAAACTGAAGGAGTCTTGAACAAGACGGCTTGCGCAGTGTAAGGCTGGTTGCCTTTCCAAGCAAGCCAACACAGTGCAAGAGCCCTTCAGGCAGCGTCTTTTAGGGCCTTCTGGTAAGCCCGTACTTGGTGTTGTTGGTTTTCGACAGGTCACCAGCATGCCTTCAAAGCAACGCCTTGATTACGAATTTACCAGAAGGCCAGAGATAGCAAACAATTATTAGAGGTACCCTTAATGGAACCTGATATTTCATTTATAGCCAGCCTGATAGGTGATTCTGCTCGTGCTCGAATGCTGACTGCGCTTATGGGAGGAAAGGCATTAACTGCTACAGAGCTGTCCATAGAGGCTGATGTAACTCCCCAAACAGCCAGTAGTCACTTATCTAAATTAGTGGAAGGCAAACTTGTTGTGGTGAGAAAGCAGGGTTGGCATAAATACTTTCAATTACAAGGTGTAGAGGTCGCAGCGCTTTTAGAGCAGTTGCTAAATATCTCATCAATAAACCTGTATTCAACGATAAGTACTGGTCCCAGCGACAACAGGCTAAGAAATGCGCGTGTCTGCTATGATCATTTAGCAGGTGAGCTTGGTGTTATGTTTTATGACTCGTTACTAGCTAATAACAAAATCACTGAAAATAACTATGAAGCCTCATTAACTGCTGGTGGGAGAGCATTCTTCGGTAGCCTAGGAGTGAATTTTAACCAGCTTGATAAAGCCAAACGTCCTTTATGTAAATCTTGCCTTGACTGGAGCGAGCGGCGTAATCATTTGGCGGGAAGTATAGGACAATGGGTGTTGACTGACATTTTTAGCAAAGGTTGGGCAATTAAAGACCTAGATACAAGAGCTGTCCAGTTTACACAACATGGCTTGAAGCAGTTTTGTAAGTTATACAGAATGCCTTTTACTCCAAGCCAAAAAGCGTTAGTTTGAAGTTAACGATTTTCTCATTTCAACAAATGAAGCTTTGTCTTTATACTCATCCTTTACTTGTTCTAGCCAGTCAGCTTCTCTGGGGATCTCTTTACCCGTCAGCTCGTAGCCTTTTTTATGATAATAACTGATCAATTTGTCAGCATATTTAACCACTAAAATATGCATTTGGTCATACCCTTTTTGCTGAGCATCTGTTTCGACTTTGTTTATAAGCTTATCTGCTAGCTTTTTATCTCGGTAGCTGCCATTGAATTTAACTGTAAGTTTATTTATCGAAAATTTCTTAGTGATGAAGTGTACTTTCTACTTATAAGACGTATATTGTCACATTTTTAAAACTGATTTTAATTGTTTAATATAGCCTCAAGTTGTTGTGCAGAAAGTATCTTAAAAATACGATAAATGATGATGTTGTAAGTGATTATGGTTATTGGTAATTTGAAATTATTTGATTATTTTATGAAGCTATTTATTAATAGCTGTGATCATATAACCTAATGAGTTTTACATGGCTTTTCAGCACAAGCATATTTATACAAATGTGAGCTAAGTTTAGACTCAGTTCCACTGCAATTTTTTACAAGCCTTGTACTATCTAAAGGGATATACTTCCTTTAGATGTGCTTATCAATTAATGATGATGAAGGCAGGTGGATGAAGGCGGATGAGGTTAAACGTTGGCAGTTGGAGTCCTGTGAAGGGCTAAATCTTAGCGTAGCCCGCTATGTAAGGTTTCAGTTTCAGCGCCACTTTCATCTTGATTATCACATCGGTGTGGTCCAGCAAGGTTGCCAATGCTTTTTTCATCGTGGCAACAGCTATAACCTGGCTCCTGGTCAGGTATCCATTATCAATCCAGATGAGTCCCATGATGGCCATAGCCTGGAAGAACAAGGCTATCAGGTGAGAGTATTAGCCATTAGCCCGGCACTTATGCAAACCTGGATAGATGACATAACAGATAAACCAGGAAACCTACCCTTTTTCACTGAGCCAAGTGTTCTTGAGCCTGCATTATTCAAAAAAGTTTTAGAGCTACATCATCTTATGGAGTCTGGTGGTGCTGCACTAGCGATTGATGGAGAGTTACTAGCCTGTATTGCTGGTTTGCTTCACTATCAAGGAAAGCCGTCTTTTAGTTTAACTTCACCTGCATTAAGTAAACAACAGCTCAGTTTGATTAAAGAATATTTAGTAGCCAATATTGACGATAAAATTCACTTGCAAATACTGGCTGATTTATTAGGGTTAAGTCGTTTTCAGTTTTTGCGTCAATTTAAGCAGGCGATGCACATAACTCCCCATGCATATCTGAAATGCTTGAGGCTTGAGCATAGTTTGAAATTATTGCAAAAAGGCCATACTATCTGTGAGGCAGCTCAAGCTGTTGGTTTTTACGATCAAAGTCATTTTAATCGTGCTTTTAAGCAATCCTTTGGTGTTGCCCCTTCCCTTTTGCTGAAATCACTATAATAAAAAAGTAGCTCCAAAAACAGCCTCTGCAATAATTTACAATTCCTTCAGTTATTGTTTTCTTAAAATGGACTTTATTAGAAGTACCCATAAGTACAAGGTGGGAAAGTAAATGACTGATTTAATGTTGCTAATAACCGTAGGTTCAGTCCATTTGGGCGGTTTAATTAGCCCAGGGCCAGACTTTGCCTTGGTATTGAAAAATAGTATAGCAAGGGATAGTAAATCATTATCTCGTAAATTAGCCTGTATCACAGCCCTTGGTTTGGCCAGTGGTGTATTGATACATACCTTGTTGTCTATTTTGGGGGTTAGCATACTCATTAAAAATCAGCCGATGTTATTTACTGGCTTACAGTTACTGGGTGCTACCTACTTGTTATATTTGGGTTATGGTGCACTAAAGTCAGGATGGTACAGGGTTAAATCTGGTTGTATAACCAGTTTAGGCGTAGATACTAATAAGCAACAAAAAGTTGGAATTTGGCAGGTCTATTTAACAGGGCTAGTGACTAACCTGCTTAATCCAAAAGCATTAGTTTATTTTATTAGCTTGGTATCTGCTTTTGTAGTCAATAGCAGTTCAACATCACTTAAGTTGAGTATTGCTGCTGAATTATTTCTACTAACTTTTATCTGGTTTTCTTTGTTAGCAATTTTTTTGTCAGCAAAGAAGATGCAGGAGTGGATAAAGCAATTTGAAGGCTATATTAATATTGCAACTGGCATGCTATTTAGCAGTGTTGGAGTTATTATAATTTGGCAGGCTCTAGCGCAATCGTTGTAAGTTAGAAAATTGACCTTTTATTCTTGGTATCCATAAACCATCATAAAAGGCTTTATAGGCCTTTTATGATGGAGTTACATTGATGGTATGAGTTTACAGTATGGGTCCATCAGTTGGCTTCCGTGGTGCAGCCGTTGGTGCTTCTGGCTCTAACGTTTCTTGAAAGTTCTCTACCATGTTGACCACAGTATCAACTTTATGTTCGTAATAAGCCAAGTGAAATAACGCATCGCCTTCATGTACTAATGGCAAGTTGGTTCTGCCAATAACAACCCCCTCTTGCGGTGCTTTGACTTGATACTCTATTGACCCTAAGGGGTCTGCAATTACACCTAACACACTGCCTTTTTCTGCTTTGGCTCCTAATGCCACTAAAGCTCTTAAAATCCCGCTTGATGGTGCCCGAACCCAAGAAGTATTGTCAGACACTATCGAGGGTTTAGTCTGCTCCTTTAGTTTTAGTCTTGGCAGCATGCGAAGTTCTCGCATTACATTTAAAATGCCTTTAACTCCTGCACGAATGCAGACTTCATTAAAACGAAGTGCTTCACCTGCCTCATACAATAAAATAGGGATTCCAGCATCGCCTCCGGTGGCTCGTAACGATCCATCACGAATTTTGGAGTTTATAATAGCAGGGACACCAAAAGCATGAGCTAATTGCTTAACTTCTTCAGTGGTTAAATCAGCACGTATTTGAGGGAGGTTTTCACGGTGTCTGGCACCTGTGTGTAAATCAATACCATGACTACACTTGGATACAACTTCTTTTAAAAAAGTATTAGCCATACGCGCAGCAAGTGAGCCTTTACTGCTGCCGGGAAAACTTCTATTTAAATCTCGGCCATCAGGCAAATAACGGGAGTTTGTAATGAAGCCATGCACGTTCACAATGGGGATCGCAATAATGGTGCCACTGATTCGCTGCATTTGTTTTTGCTTAAGCAGACGACGAATGATTTCTACCCCATTAATTTCATCGCCATGGATTGCTGCGCTAATAAATAAACAAGGACCAGCATTTCTTCCATGGATTACCTGAGCAGTCATTTGCACATTGTTATGGGTAACCATTGCAACCAGAGGGATATCAATAGTTTTTTGCTCGCCAGGCTTAATAGTTGTGCCGCTAATTACAATGGGTTTATTTTTCATTTCTATTTAATTACAATACTGTGGACAGTTTTTGAATTATAAAACATTGCTCTACAGGCCATGTACCATAGGAAGGAGGAGTTTATTGCATGTTAAGCCTCAGGCTATCTTGCAATAAAGTATATGAGAGTAGAGCACTCCCCCCGTAAACACTAACATACAACACCTATAAAACTGTCCGCAGTATTGTAATTAGTACATAATCATTTGTGAAGAGAGTGCTACCCTTTGCCACGGGTGCGGGTTTGATTTGGCTTAGCATTTTCCTCAATAAACTCAATAATGGCCCCTGCTACATCTTTATTAGTGGCTTTCTCTATTCCTTCTAAACCGGGAGATGAGTTAACTTCCATCACTAAAGGCCCTCGACTTGAACGTAAAATATCTACACCAGATACTTTAAGCCCTAATGTTTGTGCTGCATTGATTGCTGTTTTTCGTTCAGCAGGAGTCAGCTTGGTCAGGTTTGCAACTCCGCCTCTGTGTAGGTTGGAGCGAAATTCTCCTGCTTGCGCTGTTCGCTCCATGGCCGCTACCACTTTATTGCCTATAACAAAGCACCTCACATCACTACCACCAGCTTCTTTAATGAACTCTTGGACCAAGAAGTTTGCATCTAATTCCCGAAAGGCATCAATAACACTTTCTGCTGCTTTAGCTGTTTCTGCCAGTACAACTCCTCTTCCTTGGGTGCCCTCAAGTAGCTTTATCACGAGAGGCGCGCCTCTAACTAGTTTGATCAGGTCTTTGGTATTATCAAGATGGTTTGCAAAACCGGTAATAGGCATGCCAACCCCTTTTCTAGACAATAACTGTAATGCTCTTAATTTATCCCGTGATCGTCCTAAGGCGACTGACTCGGTTAAACAGTAAACCCCCATCATTTCGAACTGTCGTATCACAGCGGTGCCATAGCTGGTAATAGAGGCGCCAATACGGGGAATAACGGCATCGTATCCCTCTAACTTTTCACCCTTATACCATACAGCAGGTTTAGTAGAGGTAATATCCATATAACACTTAAGGCAATCAATTGTCGTAACCTCATGGCCACGTTGCTTTGCTGCTTCAATCAGTCGTTTAGTCGAGTAAAGTCTTCTATTTCTCGATAAAATGCCGATTTTCATAGCCTATTTACTCCTGATCAACATCATCTAGGCTTGGCCCTCCTAATAAAAATGACTCAACTGGATCTACAGTAAAACGGTTGTTGAGTGCATTGCGGCCTAGTAACATACGAAATCGCATCGAATCACGATTGGTTAGTGTAATTTCTGCATCGAACTGCTCACGGCCTACCACCAGTGTAGTAATGATCACAAAACGTTGTTCTGAGTGGCCACCTGAATCTGTCACATAGCGTTGATCTGCGAGTCGAGCATGGCATTCCACTGATGTATCAGTATCAAGTTGAATAGGGTGAATACCAAACTTAACCCATGTTTCCCCATCTTTATCGTAAGGATCAATATAATAAGCATGTAAGGCACAGGTTTTGGCCCCTGTATCTACCTTGGCTTTGATGGTGTTAATGTTTAAGCCTGGTAAGCTAACCCACTCACGCCAGCCAACAGTCACTTTGTTTGTTTCCATACTTTAGCTCGATGTTAAGATATAGTTTCGTTCTTTCTTATATCTATAGCTGTATTCGGGTTTTTCTCTACCTTTTTAACTTTCGGTTCTTTTTTTTCTCTATCTTTGTCTTTATTTTTAGCCTTTTCATTGGCTTCATACCAATAACGCATAAAGACTTCTGTTACCTGTTGTTCAATTTTCACTGCCTCATGAGTTGGGCAAAATAAAGAAACAGTGAAAACATTTTTGCCAATATTGTTAGTGGAAACTCTCACGCTTGGCTCTGGTCCTGGTATGTCAACCCCCATTCGGCTGCCAATTAAGCAATTGTATCTTGAGGCAACCTCCTTAAATGGAGCGCAGTATTCGTGGACTTTTTCTAAAATAAGGGCTTTTGCAGTAAACACATCTACATTGGAGCCAGGGAATATACCCAATGTAGGGGGTATGGAAAAGAAAAATATAGTAGAAAGTATCAAGCTATGTTATACCCAGTGATTACAAGTAAAGCTGCTCTTAATAATTTTGTCATATCACTATGTGTCAATTCTAGTTGTTACATTTTTTAATAGTGAATATTCGAATTTATTAACTCACATAATTTTATGAGCTTGCTTCTTCTTTTTTCTATATTTTTATTTGCTTCTGCATCAAATTCTTGTTGTGGAGTTATAGGCCAGCCGGCATTAATACGAAAACAGTCATTGTATAGTTTACGACTACTAAACTCATTGCCTGGCTTAAAGTATATTCCTTCATTTTTGGCCAGGTTAAATAATAGTTGACTGTTGAGTTGGGGGATTTGTACCCATATGACCATACCTCCTAATGCTTTGCTTAAACGAGCAGTGGTTGGTAAGTGCTGTTGTAGCAATTGGTAATAGTCTTTGGTTTGCTTCGCTAAAGTCAACCGCAATTGTTTTAGGTGCTTTAAATATAGTCCTGAACGAATAAACTCATGAAGAGTATTTTGTAGTGGCTGACTTACCCCGTAAAATTGCACTTGGCGTAATTTTAAATATTGATCAAAAAAGCGCCCAGGTTCGCACCAACCAATTCGATAGCTAGGTGTAAGTGTTTTAGAGATAGAACCACACCATAATACCCAGCCTTTTTTGTCCCAGTGCTTTATAGGTAAAGGTGAAGTATTGGTATAACTCAACTCTAAAAATACATCATCTTCTATTATTGCAATGTGATATCGAGCAGCGAGCTTAGCCAAGGTTTGCTTTTGCTCAACAGTTAAGCAAATACCTTGAGGGTTAATGTGATTAGCACTTAGCAAACAGGCTTTAATATTGCCTTGTATCATGTGCTGTTCTAACTGTTGAAGATCTAACTGGCCATTATTACTGGGTATTTCTACTACCATCCGTTTAGTGCTTGCAAGTAACTCCAATAGCCCACTAAAGCAAGGCGAAGTAATCGCAATAGCATCTCCTTCATTGGTTGTAACCTCAATAGCTGTTTTCACGGAGTCAATGCAGCCATTAGTAATGACAAGGCTTTCTGTTATAGGAAAGTAATGTTGGCTAAAGTGATGAGCAAGACTTCGAATAAGCTTTGGATTCCCCTGCGCTTCTGGATATAAGTTAATAGCACTATCAATACGACTATTGGCTCTTTTAAAGCACCGGTTTAATAAGGTTGTAGGCGTTAATTCTGGGGCCAATTGGGAGGCATAAAAGGGACTATCTTGTTCGATATCCGCAAGTCGTAGGGCCTTGGGTTTAGCAATGATTGCTTTAAATTTAGGGAATGTTGGGGATGATTGATTACCGTAAGGTAGTGATGTATAGAACCCCGACTGAGGCTTAGACTGTAACCAGCCTTGCTCCTGAAGAAGGTGATAACAGTTTAAAGCGGTGGTTTTGCTAATTTGGTGCTGATCTTTAAACTTCCGTATGGATGGCATCTTAAACCCTATAGGCAGTTTACCCGATTGAATGTTTTCAACCACTGAGTTAGCCAGAGAGACATACAGTGCCACCATAACTGTACCCTTAAAAAATTCAATTATTGTATCTGTATATTTTGTAGCCGCCTGTCATACTTGTCAATTCCACAGAGGTAGATAGGTGTTTCTCTATAAATTGGGTAGTAGTTATGAAAACCAAACATTTACTCATAGCGGTTGCTGTCACATGCTTATGGGGGTTTAACTTTTCAGTGATTAAGCTTGGTATCCATGCCATGGACCCATTCATTTTGGCAGGATTAAGGTTTAGCTTTGCTGCCATACCCGCTATTTTCTTTATTAAAAAGCCTAATGTAAAAATCAGTTTGCTCGCTAGCTACGGATTACTTTTTGGCGTTGGTGTGTGGGGATTAATGAATCTTGCAATTTATACTGGCGTTTCTGCGGGTATGGCAGGATTAATATTAGAATTCACTGTATTTATTAGTGTTGTGTTTGGTGTGGTTTTTTTAAAAGAGGAGTTAAATAAAAGCAGCGTTATTGGTTTGCTATTTGCTTTAATTGGGCTGGGAATTATATTAACCATTGAAGATGGCTCCGTCACAGTAGCAGGTGTTATACTTGGGCTATTAGCAGCTGTATCGTGGAGCAGTATTAGTTTAATAATAAGAAAAGCACAAATTAAGCAAATTTTTGCCTTTATTGTGTGGTCTTGTCTATTCGCTCCTATACCACTATTTGCTTTGGCATTTTTTGTTAATGATAAGAATATTTTTACTGAATTAATAACTATTAATAAGCTTGGAGTATTCTCTATTTTATTTCAGTCATTCATTACTACTCTTTTGGGTTATTGGATATGGAATCGATTAATGACAATTTACCCAATGTCTGTGATAGCCCCTCTTAATTTGTTGGTGCCTATATTTGGTTTAATGGGATCGGCACTATTTTATGATGAAGTGGTTAGTCTAGATAAAGTTTTAGCATGTGTGATAATAACAGCAGGAGTAATGATTCCTATGTGTGTATCTTGGTATCCCCTTCGCGAATGACTTTTAGGGCCTGTTATTCGGTATATTCTTCTAGCATTGAAAATACTTCTGCTCCTATTTTTTTAATGGCTTGTTCTTGACGAGCTGAGGGCTCACCACTGTAATTGATACGAATACAATTGCGGTATTTTCCAGTAGCAGAAAATAATATTCCAGGGGCAATTTGCACATTTTGTAATGTCAGGCGCCTGTTAAGCTCAACTGAATCTATTATGTCTGGTAATTCTATCCATAATAAAAAGCCCCCTTGGGGATAACTGGTGCGGATATTTTCTGGTAAATAGCGTTTTAACCAACCTAATACTATATCGCGAGATTGCTTATATTGTTGGCGTATTTTTCTCAGATGCCGCTCATAACTCCCTTGAACCATAAATTCAGCTAACGCAAGCTGTGGTATGGTGGCAGTACAACCACTGGATACATATTTCATGTGGGTGATCAAGTCACAATATCGTCCAGGTGCTGCCCAACCTAAGCGAAAGCCTGGTGCAATTGTTTTGGAAAAAGAACTACACAGAATTACTCTGCCATCTTGATCAAATGATTTAATTGTACGAGATCGAGGGGTGTTGTAAGAGAGATCGCCAAAAATATCATCTTCAATAATTGCAATATCGAAACGTTGAGCCAGTTGATACAGTTGTTTTTTTCTATTATCAGGCATGGTGTAACCCAGTGGATTATTACAGCTGGGGGTGACCTGTACGGCTGTAATTGGCCATTGCTCTAGTGCCAGCTCTAATGCTTCAATGCTGATGCCTGTTTCTGGGTGGGTTGGAATTTCCAGAACTTTTAACTGTAAAGAGCGAAGTGTTTGCATGGTACCGTAAAAACTAGGTGAGTCTACAGCGACAACATCACCCGGTTTGGTGGTTACTTGAATACTAATGGATAGTGCTTCTTGGCAGCTGTTAGTAATGATGATGTCATCAGGGTGTAACTGACAGCCAGAATGAATCATCTGTCGAACGATTTGAACTCTTAGAACTTCTAGGCCACTTAACTCCTCATGACTCTTGCCAAAGTTATTCACATCTCGGGTGAGACTTGCCATGGTTCTTAATAGTGGCTGTAGGGTGGCTGTATGGTAGTCAGGTAGTGCTCTACCCAAAGTAATCAAATCATCTCCGTGACGGGTATGGCTGGTTAGAAGGTCTAATACCTGATGCCATTGGGAAACATCAATTGGGCGTTGAATGGGGCGGCTGACATCCGGTAGTCTAGGAGGTGTATTTTGCTGGCATACATAGTAGCCAGATTTAGGTCTCACCTCAACAACTCCCTGGTCTTCTAGTAGTCGGTAGGCTTCCTGAGCGGTAGAAATGCTAATGTTGTGGTTTTTGCTCAAGCTTCTAATAGAAGGTAGCTTTTCACCCACTTGATAAAAGCCCTGACTGACCTGTTGGTTTAACTCCTCAGCAATCTTTTCATAGAGCTTCATAGCATGACTCCGCAATCCTGCTCTTATATACAGATGTGTAACACAATTCCATTACACGATAATAAAACAGTACAGATTGAGCAAAATAGTAACAGTACAGAAAGGGTTTGTCTCTATCTGTACTGTATTAATTAATAAATTTTGAATCTGTAATGATTTCTAAGGAAGTTTTATCATTTCTGA belongs to Spartinivicinus poritis and includes:
- a CDS encoding antibiotic biosynthesis monooxygenase family protein; translated protein: MIAVIFEIELRCEEKAEYFSIANNLKASLVDMEGFISVERFNSLSDPNRFLSLSFWEDEQSAKAWKNKNEHRIAQEKGKNYLFNNYRLRVADVIRDYGKSNIS
- a CDS encoding NIPSNAP family protein, whose protein sequence is MSITCFIEYKIDPFKIDKFQKYAQNWSEIIPSCGGELVGYFLPHEGTNDIAYGLITFNNLADYEKYRAILKEDNKGKANFKFAQQEKFIISEKRSFLKIIPETYHQLAKASL
- a CDS encoding ArsR/SmtB family transcription factor — protein: MEPDISFIASLIGDSARARMLTALMGGKALTATELSIEADVTPQTASSHLSKLVEGKLVVVRKQGWHKYFQLQGVEVAALLEQLLNISSINLYSTISTGPSDNRLRNARVCYDHLAGELGVMFYDSLLANNKITENNYEASLTAGGRAFFGSLGVNFNQLDKAKRPLCKSCLDWSERRNHLAGSIGQWVLTDIFSKGWAIKDLDTRAVQFTQHGLKQFCKLYRMPFTPSQKALV
- a CDS encoding GNAT family N-acetyltransferase — translated: MTKKFSINKLTVKFNGSYRDKKLADKLINKVETDAQQKGYDQMHILVVKYADKLISYYHKKGYELTGKEIPREADWLEQVKDEYKDKASFVEMRKSLTSN
- a CDS encoding helix-turn-helix transcriptional regulator codes for the protein MCLSINDDEGRWMKADEVKRWQLESCEGLNLSVARYVRFQFQRHFHLDYHIGVVQQGCQCFFHRGNSYNLAPGQVSIINPDESHDGHSLEEQGYQVRVLAISPALMQTWIDDITDKPGNLPFFTEPSVLEPALFKKVLELHHLMESGGAALAIDGELLACIAGLLHYQGKPSFSLTSPALSKQQLSLIKEYLVANIDDKIHLQILADLLGLSRFQFLRQFKQAMHITPHAYLKCLRLEHSLKLLQKGHTICEAAQAVGFYDQSHFNRAFKQSFGVAPSLLLKSL
- a CDS encoding LysE family transporter, which encodes MTDLMLLITVGSVHLGGLISPGPDFALVLKNSIARDSKSLSRKLACITALGLASGVLIHTLLSILGVSILIKNQPMLFTGLQLLGATYLLYLGYGALKSGWYRVKSGCITSLGVDTNKQQKVGIWQVYLTGLVTNLLNPKALVYFISLVSAFVVNSSSTSLKLSIAAELFLLTFIWFSLLAIFLSAKKMQEWIKQFEGYINIATGMLFSSVGVIIIWQALAQSL
- a CDS encoding succinylglutamate desuccinylase/aspartoacylase family protein, whose protein sequence is MKNKPIVISGTTIKPGEQKTIDIPLVAMVTHNNVQMTAQVIHGRNAGPCLFISAAIHGDEINGVEIIRRLLKQKQMQRISGTIIAIPIVNVHGFITNSRYLPDGRDLNRSFPGSSKGSLAARMANTFLKEVVSKCSHGIDLHTGARHRENLPQIRADLTTEEVKQLAHAFGVPAIINSKIRDGSLRATGGDAGIPILLYEAGEALRFNEVCIRAGVKGILNVMRELRMLPRLKLKEQTKPSIVSDNTSWVRAPSSGILRALVALGAKAEKGSVLGVIADPLGSIEYQVKAPQEGVVIGRTNLPLVHEGDALFHLAYYEHKVDTVVNMVENFQETLEPEAPTAAPRKPTDGPIL
- the rimK gene encoding 30S ribosomal protein S6--L-glutamate ligase codes for the protein MKIGILSRNRRLYSTKRLIEAAKQRGHEVTTIDCLKCYMDITSTKPAVWYKGEKLEGYDAVIPRIGASITSYGTAVIRQFEMMGVYCLTESVALGRSRDKLRALQLLSRKGVGMPITGFANHLDNTKDLIKLVRGAPLVIKLLEGTQGRGVVLAETAKAAESVIDAFRELDANFLVQEFIKEAGGSDVRCFVIGNKVVAAMERTAQAGEFRSNLHRGGVANLTKLTPAERKTAINAAQTLGLKVSGVDILRSSRGPLVMEVNSSPGLEGIEKATNKDVAGAIIEFIEENAKPNQTRTRGKG
- a CDS encoding ATP-dependent zinc protease family protein, which produces METNKVTVGWREWVSLPGLNINTIKAKVDTGAKTCALHAYYIDPYDKDGETWVKFGIHPIQLDTDTSVECHARLADQRYVTDSGGHSEQRFVIITTLVVGREQFDAEITLTNRDSMRFRMLLGRNALNNRFTVDPVESFLLGGPSLDDVDQE
- a CDS encoding PLP-dependent aminotransferase family protein, whose protein sequence is MVALYVSLANSVVENIQSGKLPIGFKMPSIRKFKDQHQISKTTALNCYHLLQEQGWLQSKPQSGFYTSLPYGNQSSPTFPKFKAIIAKPKALRLADIEQDSPFYASQLAPELTPTTLLNRCFKRANSRIDSAINLYPEAQGNPKLIRSLAHHFSQHYFPITESLVITNGCIDSVKTAIEVTTNEGDAIAITSPCFSGLLELLASTKRMVVEIPSNNGQLDLQQLEQHMIQGNIKACLLSANHINPQGICLTVEQKQTLAKLAARYHIAIIEDDVFLELSYTNTSPLPIKHWDKKGWVLWCGSISKTLTPSYRIGWCEPGRFFDQYLKLRQVQFYGVSQPLQNTLHEFIRSGLYLKHLKQLRLTLAKQTKDYYQLLQQHLPTTARLSKALGGMVIWVQIPQLNSQLLFNLAKNEGIYFKPGNEFSSRKLYNDCFRINAGWPITPQQEFDAEANKNIEKRRSKLIKLCELINSNIHY
- a CDS encoding EamA family transporter, which encodes MKTKHLLIAVAVTCLWGFNFSVIKLGIHAMDPFILAGLRFSFAAIPAIFFIKKPNVKISLLASYGLLFGVGVWGLMNLAIYTGVSAGMAGLILEFTVFISVVFGVVFLKEELNKSSVIGLLFALIGLGIILTIEDGSVTVAGVILGLLAAVSWSSISLIIRKAQIKQIFAFIVWSCLFAPIPLFALAFFVNDKNIFTELITINKLGVFSILFQSFITTLLGYWIWNRLMTIYPMSVIAPLNLLVPIFGLMGSALFYDEVVSLDKVLACVIITAGVMIPMCVSWYPLRE
- a CDS encoding PLP-dependent aminotransferase family protein, encoding MKLYEKIAEELNQQVSQGFYQVGEKLPSIRSLSKNHNISISTAQEAYRLLEDQGVVEVRPKSGYYVCQQNTPPRLPDVSRPIQRPIDVSQWHQVLDLLTSHTRHGDDLITLGRALPDYHTATLQPLLRTMASLTRDVNNFGKSHEELSGLEVLRVQIVRQMIHSGCQLHPDDIIITNSCQEALSISIQVTTKPGDVVAVDSPSFYGTMQTLRSLQLKVLEIPTHPETGISIEALELALEQWPITAVQVTPSCNNPLGYTMPDNRKKQLYQLAQRFDIAIIEDDIFGDLSYNTPRSRTIKSFDQDGRVILCSSFSKTIAPGFRLGWAAPGRYCDLITHMKYVSSGCTATIPQLALAEFMVQGSYERHLRKIRQQYKQSRDIVLGWLKRYLPENIRTSYPQGGFLLWIELPDIIDSVELNRRLTLQNVQIAPGILFSATGKYRNCIRINYSGEPSARQEQAIKKIGAEVFSMLEEYTE